In one Leptogranulimonas caecicola genomic region, the following are encoded:
- the dnaG gene encoding DNA primase — translation MISDEEREQIRDAIDFVSLVGETVQLRERGSGDFWGCCPFHHEKSPSFHVRADTGFWYCFGCGEGGDVFDYIKKRENLTFYEAMQYLADRAGIELHETSAPTGPSRARLMDCLAAAEKFYTQQLLRTAGPGPDAARSYLSQRGFSSSLCRSWGLGYAPGRNQLVNTLFSQGFTRDEMLAADVAVPRGSGLADRLYERVIFPIHDGSGRTIGLGGRVMDNAKPKYINSKDSLVWHKSRNLFAFDRAKEAIQETGQAIVVEGYTDAISLHAAGITNVCAVLGTALTGEHIKLLSRLKPHSIVIMLDGDEAGQRAAEKTVRFLDKTSAELLSVVLPNNQDPAEYVASQGADALRQRLAEARPLIDFVMDKHLAEAASMSPGARVRAMDELASLLAPLKDSILIEGYARRVADALGTSSEETLRRIKAAPIEDPDRPSTRSTEPTYVAKPTPVSEPTAYEAPAPLQTQTLTADERMQIKMERELLCLMAESPDAFRESAERIAGFFWTDPRHEAMAWALLATPVGTTPREAARAAEAVEPAARTLLAGGSLDALSSGSREQKAQFLLDNLDLFSSKRRIRAIRAKLDGAGQGENAAALLQEATQLQERVNQLQASLVSKYS, via the coding sequence ATGATCTCCGATGAAGAGCGCGAGCAGATACGCGACGCCATCGATTTTGTCTCGTTGGTGGGAGAGACCGTGCAGCTGCGCGAGCGGGGGAGTGGCGATTTTTGGGGGTGCTGCCCCTTTCATCATGAGAAATCCCCCTCGTTCCACGTACGGGCTGACACTGGCTTTTGGTACTGCTTTGGCTGCGGAGAGGGCGGCGACGTCTTCGACTACATCAAGAAGAGAGAGAATCTCACATTTTATGAGGCCATGCAGTATCTGGCAGATCGAGCAGGCATCGAGCTCCATGAGACTTCGGCTCCCACAGGCCCCTCCAGGGCGCGCCTGATGGATTGCTTGGCTGCAGCTGAGAAGTTCTACACTCAGCAGCTGCTGCGCACCGCTGGTCCCGGGCCCGATGCCGCTCGTTCCTATCTGTCCCAGCGCGGCTTTTCCTCTTCACTTTGCCGCTCCTGGGGGCTCGGGTATGCTCCAGGGCGCAATCAACTGGTGAACACTCTGTTCTCCCAGGGCTTCACCCGCGACGAGATGCTGGCTGCAGACGTGGCGGTGCCTCGGGGTTCTGGCCTGGCCGATCGACTCTATGAGCGGGTAATCTTTCCCATCCATGACGGCTCCGGGCGCACCATCGGCCTGGGCGGTCGCGTGATGGACAACGCAAAGCCCAAGTACATAAATTCAAAAGATTCGCTGGTGTGGCATAAGTCGCGCAATCTCTTCGCCTTCGACCGCGCCAAGGAGGCTATTCAAGAGACTGGCCAAGCTATCGTGGTAGAGGGCTATACCGACGCCATCTCACTCCATGCCGCCGGCATAACCAATGTGTGCGCCGTGCTTGGCACTGCGCTTACAGGCGAACACATCAAGTTGCTCTCGCGCCTCAAGCCCCACTCCATCGTCATCATGCTCGATGGCGATGAGGCGGGACAACGCGCTGCCGAGAAGACCGTGCGCTTCCTAGACAAAACCTCGGCAGAGCTGCTCTCGGTAGTGCTGCCCAACAATCAGGACCCGGCAGAGTACGTGGCGTCCCAAGGCGCAGATGCGCTGCGACAGCGCCTGGCAGAGGCGCGTCCGCTCATTGACTTTGTGATGGACAAGCATCTGGCCGAAGCCGCTTCGATGTCTCCTGGTGCACGTGTGAGGGCAATGGATGAGCTGGCGTCGCTATTGGCGCCGCTCAAAGACTCGATCCTTATCGAGGGTTACGCTCGCCGCGTGGCCGATGCGCTGGGTACTTCTTCGGAGGAGACCCTACGACGCATTAAGGCAGCCCCCATAGAAGATCCAGATCGTCCGTCCACTCGCTCGACTGAGCCCACGTATGTGGCCAAGCCAACCCCGGTATCTGAGCCGACTGCCTATGAGGCTCCTGCTCCCTTGCAAACCCAGACCTTGACGGCTGACGAGCGCATGCAAATCAAGATGGAGCGCGAGCTTTTATGCCTTATGGCCGAGAGCCCCGATGCCTTTAGGGAGTCCGCCGAGCGCATCGCAGGGTTCTTTTGGACTGATCCCCGCCATGAAGCCATGGCGTGGGCACTGCTGGCAACCCCTGTGGGAACCACCCCCAGAGAGGCTGCCCGAGCCGCTGAAGCTGTAGAGCCTGCTGCTCGCACCCTTTTGGCTGGAGGCTCGCTTGATGCGCTTTCGTCGGGATCCAGGGAGCAAAAAGCCCAGTTCTTGCTGGATAACCTCGATCTCTTCTCCAGCAAGCGACGCATTCGCGCCATCCGCGCCAAGCTGGACGGTGCCGGGCAGGGAGAGAATGCCGCCGCATTGCTTCAGGAAGCCACACAGCTCCAAGAGCGTGTCAACCAGCTCCAGGCGTCCCTTGTCTCAAAATACTCTTAG
- a CDS encoding ABC transporter substrate-binding protein encodes MNVSRKGFIEGSALAMAGLGLTACSGGDKGAEAEAEASQNTVNAPQELIDAAKEEGTLVVYGSCEEEHVQGCVDHFKELFGLEVESQRLSTGEVQAKIEEENGNPSGDVWFGGTTDPYNVAVTEGLLEPYDAQNASHLISDTYRDADGQWYGIYKGILGFMVNKDELARLNLDEPKDWPDLLDPKYQGLIWLSNYNTAGTAKLVINTVIQKYGHDEGIQYLKDLDKNIAVYTKSGSGPSKNVGTGECVIGIGFLHDGIMQIEDNGYKNIGLIIPSSGASYEVGATAIFKGCKHPNAAKLWIEYALSPDCVERAAENKAYQFLVLDNAKQPEVATEYGLDPDNVMEYDFEDAKNNTKQYVEEVMNALGGGDDRFQTE; translated from the coding sequence ATGAACGTTTCTCGCAAGGGCTTCATTGAGGGTAGTGCACTTGCCATGGCTGGCTTGGGTTTGACAGCCTGCTCCGGTGGCGACAAGGGCGCCGAGGCTGAGGCCGAGGCTTCCCAAAACACCGTCAATGCCCCTCAAGAACTCATCGATGCCGCGAAAGAAGAGGGAACACTGGTAGTTTACGGTTCCTGCGAAGAAGAGCATGTGCAGGGTTGCGTGGATCACTTCAAAGAGCTTTTTGGCCTTGAGGTTGAGTCTCAGCGCCTGTCCACTGGCGAGGTCCAAGCCAAAATCGAGGAAGAGAATGGCAATCCTTCCGGCGACGTTTGGTTTGGCGGCACTACCGACCCCTACAATGTGGCCGTGACCGAGGGTCTGCTTGAACCCTATGACGCCCAGAACGCTTCTCATCTGATCTCTGACACCTATCGCGATGCCGATGGCCAGTGGTATGGCATCTACAAGGGTATCCTGGGCTTCATGGTGAACAAGGACGAGTTGGCTCGCCTGAACCTCGATGAGCCTAAGGACTGGCCTGACCTGTTGGACCCCAAGTATCAAGGTCTCATTTGGCTGTCCAACTACAACACCGCCGGCACCGCCAAGCTGGTCATCAACACAGTCATCCAAAAGTACGGTCATGACGAGGGCATTCAGTACCTCAAGGATCTCGACAAGAACATCGCCGTCTACACCAAGTCTGGCTCCGGCCCTTCCAAGAACGTAGGCACCGGCGAGTGCGTCATCGGCATCGGCTTTTTGCACGACGGCATTATGCAGATCGAGGACAACGGCTACAAGAACATCGGCCTCATCATTCCTTCCTCCGGCGCATCCTACGAGGTGGGCGCCACCGCAATCTTCAAGGGTTGCAAGCATCCCAATGCTGCCAAGCTCTGGATCGAGTACGCCCTGTCCCCCGATTGCGTCGAGCGCGCTGCCGAGAACAAGGCCTATCAGTTCCTGGTACTGGACAATGCCAAGCAACCTGAGGTGGCCACCGAGTACGGCCTGGATCCCGACAACGTCATGGAGTACGACTTCGAGGACGCCAAGAACAACACCAAGCAGTACGTGGAAGAGGTCATGAATGCTCTAGGTGGCGGCGACGACCGCTTCCAGACCGAGTAA
- a CDS encoding glycosyltransferase family 2 protein → MPTKPSSKADSSVDTPHTPLFSLVMPVYGAEKHIHEAVSALLSQRFRDFELILVDDASPDASIAIAQEAAAGDSRVRVLKNPSNLGASAARNRGLEEARGTYVTFPDADDVTDPRYLELAAEAIDATSADLIVEGVIEDHYTARGKLDYSLTYVPPKAYLASAQELAGQVLPLEQLTLLGYPYNKFIKRSVIGPTRFDEEATLSEDFFFFMDVLPRIHSAALIDQAAYHYARRESGNLTARFHRNYWDALSRRMELLQAFQETSGLDTSESRGVLGAMYARYLLSAIMQTQDPRAHMSLKERSRWLEQVFSSELACKLLPQAQSSSAVTQVAAKVLSCRIVPLGLGLGRGASLVQKAAPSLFSKARYRR, encoded by the coding sequence ATGCCTACAAAGCCCTCCAGCAAGGCTGATAGCTCTGTGGACACCCCTCATACCCCGCTTTTCTCACTCGTCATGCCGGTCTATGGTGCCGAGAAACACATCCACGAAGCTGTAAGCGCGCTCTTGTCCCAAAGGTTCCGCGACTTCGAGCTCATTTTGGTAGACGACGCATCACCAGATGCTTCGATTGCCATAGCCCAAGAAGCCGCAGCGGGCGACTCGCGGGTGCGCGTGCTCAAAAACCCCTCCAACCTAGGAGCCTCTGCCGCAAGAAATCGAGGCCTTGAGGAAGCTCGGGGCACCTATGTGACCTTTCCCGATGCCGATGATGTGACAGATCCTCGCTACCTTGAGCTGGCAGCAGAGGCTATCGATGCTACCTCGGCAGACCTCATTGTTGAGGGTGTGATCGAAGACCATTACACAGCCCGGGGCAAACTGGACTACAGCCTTACCTATGTGCCTCCCAAAGCCTACCTCGCGAGCGCTCAAGAGCTGGCAGGGCAGGTACTGCCCTTAGAGCAGCTCACATTGCTTGGCTATCCCTACAACAAGTTCATCAAGCGCTCGGTCATTGGCCCGACGCGCTTTGATGAGGAGGCCACGCTCTCTGAGGACTTTTTCTTCTTCATGGACGTGCTGCCGCGCATCCATAGCGCAGCGCTCATAGATCAGGCGGCCTACCACTATGCTCGTCGCGAAAGCGGCAACCTCACAGCTCGCTTTCATCGCAATTACTGGGATGCGCTTTCCCGCCGCATGGAACTGTTGCAGGCATTCCAAGAAACCTCCGGTCTGGACACTTCTGAGTCCCGGGGAGTATTAGGCGCCATGTATGCACGCTATCTTCTCTCGGCAATTATGCAAACCCAAGATCCCCGCGCTCACATGAGCCTCAAAGAGCGTTCACGCTGGCTTGAACAGGTATTCTCCTCCGAGCTCGCCTGCAAGCTTTTGCCTCAAGCCCAAAGCAGCTCTGCGGTAACCCAGGTGGCTGCCAAGGTCTTGTCCTGCCGCATTGTGCCGCTCGGTTTGGGACTGGGTAGGGGAGCGTCGCTGGTGCAAAAAGCTGCCCCCTCGCTGTTTTCCAAAGCCCGCTATCGCCGCTAG
- a CDS encoding glycosyltransferase family 2 protein, whose amino-acid sequence MEPLLTICVPAYNVEAYLEHGLSTYNEDRFVGRLEVLVVNDGSTDSTAAIARTFVDRRPQVFRLISKENGGHGSVINKGIREASGRYFRVVDGDDWVDPNGLDEFLDVLAATSADILIDERVDVTYGSGQTHPRPLPQDLPFGQDVPYSQMAQRVVADALISIHTLCARTSYLRQQGVSVLEKTFHEDAEFCVKTISTASTIRFVPTFVYQYLVGNASQSMAADNMVHRYKDHERVVFSIAAYADSLRTASLLKTASGLDDPEAWRAQAAEKSAQLIANSHYNLLLVFDTQRARGRSRAKAFRSQLSRDYPWLKASTDKRYWMALAAGAVGVDALKLDKLQGRASVQAD is encoded by the coding sequence ATGGAACCGCTGCTTACCATCTGTGTGCCTGCCTACAACGTCGAGGCCTATCTAGAGCACGGGCTCTCCACCTACAACGAGGATCGCTTTGTGGGGCGCCTGGAAGTGCTGGTGGTAAACGACGGCTCTACTGACTCCACCGCTGCCATCGCGCGCACTTTTGTGGATAGGCGCCCTCAGGTATTCCGGCTCATCTCCAAAGAAAACGGCGGTCATGGCTCGGTGATCAACAAGGGTATTCGAGAGGCGTCTGGCCGCTACTTCCGAGTGGTGGATGGTGATGACTGGGTAGATCCCAACGGCTTGGATGAATTTCTGGATGTGTTGGCGGCCACCTCGGCAGATATCCTCATCGACGAGCGCGTGGACGTCACCTATGGTTCCGGTCAAACCCATCCTCGCCCGCTGCCTCAAGACCTTCCCTTCGGCCAAGATGTACCCTATAGCCAAATGGCTCAGCGGGTGGTGGCCGATGCCCTCATCTCCATCCACACCTTGTGCGCCAGGACTAGCTACCTGCGCCAACAGGGGGTCTCAGTGCTTGAGAAGACCTTCCATGAGGATGCAGAGTTTTGCGTGAAGACCATAAGCACAGCTAGCACCATCCGTTTTGTGCCAACCTTTGTCTACCAGTACCTTGTTGGCAATGCGTCCCAATCCATGGCAGCCGATAACATGGTGCACCGCTATAAAGATCACGAGCGCGTGGTGTTCTCCATCGCCGCCTATGCAGACTCCCTGCGCACCGCCTCGCTGCTCAAGACTGCAAGCGGGCTTGATGATCCTGAAGCTTGGCGCGCCCAAGCTGCCGAGAAGAGCGCCCAACTCATCGCGAACTCCCACTACAACTTGCTGCTCGTCTTCGATACTCAGCGTGCTCGGGGGCGGTCAAGAGCTAAGGCTTTCAGATCACAGCTGTCCAGAGACTACCCTTGGCTCAAGGCGTCCACTGACAAGCGCTACTGGATGGCACTGGCCGCCGGCGCCGTGGGCGTGGACGCCCTCAAGTTGGACAAGCTCCAAGGCCGCGCCTCTGTGCAGGCAGATTAA
- a CDS encoding ABC transporter permease gives MASSHKDPSSIQESVQQVAPVSSGELVAQGSVKTWNTGVKRDAAILQELVRKDFKLKYRRSVLGVAWSVLNPLLMMIVMAVVFTHFMRGANMPANEYPLYLILGNITFGLMSTATNDGMMSIINAAPLLKKVKINRIVFPVQKVLFALVNFALSLVAVVLVMLWSGIGITWNIIFIVPFLIYLVVFCCGLALLLSTLAVFFRDVVHLWSVVLTAWTYLTPIFYTMDILPESLQSLMRFNPMYQLINYFRTIVLWQSTPSFTSNLICLAMALVMLGLGYWVFRRHEHKFILYI, from the coding sequence GTGGCTTCATCACATAAAGATCCGTCGTCCATCCAAGAGTCTGTTCAGCAGGTGGCGCCTGTTTCTTCAGGAGAGCTGGTTGCTCAGGGATCCGTCAAAACCTGGAACACCGGCGTCAAGCGTGATGCTGCAATCCTGCAAGAGCTGGTGCGCAAAGACTTCAAGCTCAAATACCGCAGGAGCGTGTTGGGCGTGGCGTGGTCGGTGCTCAACCCGCTGCTCATGATGATCGTCATGGCCGTGGTCTTCACCCATTTCATGCGCGGCGCCAACATGCCGGCCAATGAGTATCCTCTCTACCTCATATTGGGAAACATCACCTTCGGCCTTATGAGCACGGCCACTAACGATGGCATGATGTCTATCATCAACGCCGCCCCGTTGCTTAAAAAGGTCAAGATCAACCGTATTGTCTTTCCGGTGCAAAAGGTGCTCTTTGCCCTGGTAAACTTCGCGCTCTCACTGGTGGCAGTGGTGTTGGTCATGCTTTGGAGCGGCATCGGCATCACCTGGAACATCATCTTTATCGTGCCGTTCTTGATCTACCTGGTGGTGTTCTGCTGTGGCCTGGCCCTTCTGCTCTCCACTCTGGCGGTGTTCTTCCGCGATGTGGTCCATCTTTGGAGTGTCGTGCTTACCGCCTGGACCTACCTTACGCCCATCTTCTACACCATGGACATCCTGCCGGAGAGCCTGCAGTCTCTCATGAGGTTCAATCCCATGTACCAGCTCATCAATTACTTCCGCACCATCGTGCTCTGGCAATCCACACCCAGCTTTACCTCTAACCTCATCTGCTTGGCTATGGCTCTGGTCATGCTGGGCTTGGGCTACTGGGTGTTCCGCCGTCATGAGCACAAGTTCATTCTCTACATCTAG
- a CDS encoding ABC transporter ATP-binding protein, with the protein MNPVTEAAFQESLFPEGHAQEVAEAPVCIEVDDVSVIFNMASEQLNSLKEYFISLMHHQLFFKEFRALNHISFKVHKGEAFGLVGTNGSGKSTMLKCIAGVLEASEGTVRVAGSIAPLIELGAGFDMELTARENIYLNGALLGYTREFIDSHFDEIIDFAELRDFMDMPLKNYSSGMVARIAFAIATITEPDILIVDETLSVGDFLFQQKCERRIQELVESNNVTVLLVSHSIDLVERICDRVCWIEKGQQRMIGPTQEVCDAYKALQQG; encoded by the coding sequence GTGAATCCTGTCACTGAAGCTGCGTTTCAAGAGTCGCTCTTCCCTGAAGGCCATGCCCAAGAAGTGGCAGAGGCTCCAGTGTGCATCGAGGTAGACGACGTTTCCGTCATATTCAACATGGCCTCCGAGCAGCTCAATTCTTTGAAGGAGTACTTCATCTCCCTCATGCATCATCAACTCTTCTTCAAAGAGTTTCGCGCGCTCAACCACATCTCTTTCAAGGTGCACAAGGGCGAGGCCTTCGGCCTGGTGGGCACCAACGGTTCTGGCAAATCCACCATGCTCAAGTGCATCGCGGGCGTGCTGGAAGCCTCTGAAGGCACCGTGCGCGTGGCAGGTTCCATCGCCCCGCTCATCGAGCTGGGCGCAGGCTTTGACATGGAGCTCACCGCTCGCGAGAACATCTACTTGAACGGCGCCCTTTTGGGCTACACCCGCGAGTTCATCGACAGCCATTTTGATGAGATCATCGACTTCGCCGAGCTTCGCGACTTCATGGACATGCCTCTCAAGAACTATTCTAGCGGCATGGTGGCCCGCATCGCCTTCGCCATCGCTACCATCACCGAGCCAGACATCCTCATCGTGGACGAGACTCTCTCGGTAGGAGACTTCCTCTTCCAGCAAAAGTGCGAGCGCCGCATTCAAGAACTGGTGGAGTCCAACAACGTCACCGTGCTTTTGGTGAGCCACTCCATCGATCTGGTGGAGCGCATCTGCGACCGCGTCTGCTGGATCGAGAAGGGCCAGCAGCGCATGATAGGCCCCACCCAGGAGGTGTGCGATGCCTACAAAGCCCTCCAGCAAGGCTGA
- the rpoD gene encoding RNA polymerase sigma factor RpoD — translation MATKKSKKTVALSDEVEGVRSSLVKASKKNGGSISEDDIQVALSAIDVDDDELSDLYDALRNDGIDIVSEAEAPAGVAVAVEEEDDLDDEEISSDIDNVSEDDDDVPLDDDDVKVTLREPRAPKRKRRSKKRRTDSSTVMLTGDPVRMYLKEIGKVDLLSAADEVHLAMKIEAGTEATEKLEAFHAGEIDLTRAEQRRLSRIEQMGLEAKQQLISANLRLVVSIAKRYVGRGMLFLDLIQEGNLGLIRAVEKFDYTKGFKFSTYATWWIRQAITRAIADQARTIRIPVHMVETINKLVRIQRTLLQDLGRDPTPEEIGAEMGLSADRVREIQKISQEPVSLETPIGEEEDSQLGDFIEDSGAVAPPEAASDSMLREQLEQVLDGLADRERKVIKLRFGLEDGHPRTLEEVGREFGVTRERIRQIESKTLAKLRHPGRSAKLKDYMED, via the coding sequence TTGGCTACCAAGAAATCTAAAAAGACCGTAGCTTTGTCTGACGAGGTCGAAGGTGTACGCTCGTCGCTTGTTAAAGCCTCTAAGAAAAATGGCGGGTCCATCTCTGAGGACGACATCCAAGTGGCGCTCTCGGCCATCGATGTGGATGATGATGAGCTTAGCGACCTCTATGATGCCCTAAGAAACGACGGCATAGATATTGTCAGCGAGGCAGAGGCTCCTGCGGGCGTTGCTGTCGCCGTCGAAGAAGAGGACGACTTAGACGACGAGGAGATCAGCTCTGACATCGACAATGTCTCTGAGGACGACGATGATGTGCCTTTAGACGATGACGATGTCAAAGTAACCCTGCGCGAGCCCCGTGCCCCCAAGCGCAAGCGCCGTTCCAAGAAGCGCCGTACCGATTCTTCCACCGTCATGCTCACCGGTGACCCTGTGCGCATGTACCTCAAAGAGATTGGCAAGGTAGACTTGCTCTCCGCTGCCGACGAGGTGCACCTGGCCATGAAGATCGAAGCTGGCACAGAGGCTACCGAGAAGCTCGAGGCCTTCCATGCTGGCGAGATCGACCTTACTCGTGCCGAGCAAAGGCGCCTCTCTCGTATCGAGCAGATGGGCCTTGAAGCCAAGCAGCAGCTCATCAGCGCCAACCTGCGCCTGGTGGTCTCTATCGCCAAGCGCTATGTTGGCCGCGGCATGCTCTTCTTGGACCTCATTCAAGAGGGCAATCTGGGCCTTATCCGCGCCGTCGAGAAGTTCGACTACACCAAGGGCTTCAAGTTTTCCACCTATGCCACCTGGTGGATTCGTCAGGCTATCACCCGCGCCATCGCAGACCAGGCCCGTACCATCCGCATCCCGGTGCACATGGTAGAAACCATCAACAAGCTGGTGCGCATTCAGCGCACCCTGCTGCAAGACCTGGGCCGCGATCCTACTCCTGAGGAGATCGGCGCAGAGATGGGCCTTTCTGCCGACCGCGTGCGCGAGATCCAAAAGATCAGCCAGGAGCCCGTCTCCCTTGAAACCCCCATTGGCGAGGAAGAGGATTCACAGCTAGGAGACTTCATCGAAGACTCCGGCGCTGTGGCTCCTCCTGAGGCAGCCAGCGATTCCATGCTGCGCGAGCAGCTGGAACAAGTGCTGGACGGCCTGGCAGACCGCGAGCGCAAAGTCATCAAGCTGCGTTTTGGCTTGGAAGACGGCCATCCTCGGACCCTGGAAGAGGTAGGCCGCGAGTTTGGCGTCACCCGCGAGCGTATCCGCCAGATCGAGTCCAAGACCCTGGCCAAGCTGCGTCATCCAGGTCGTTCTGCCAAGCTAAAGGACTACATGGAAGACTAA